GTGAAGAACAGTTCGCCCAAGAAGTAATCAGGAGATTGCGGATGAAGCGCAAATATTCTGCATTGATGGCAGTGTTGCTTGGGACTGCTTTGGTCCTCGGCGGATGGACTAAACAAGCCACGATCACCCAGGGCGAGCTGGTGCGGAACACGCAGGAGCTTTTTGATGCTGTGGCCGTCGGCGACCAGTCGCCATTCAAGAAATACTACGCCGATGACGTCTTGTTCTCCGATGAAAAAGGCAGAAATATGGACAAAGCAGCACTCGTGAAAGATGTGACGCCGCTGCCGCCAGGGTACTCAGGAACCATTAAGATTGTTCGGCCGCAAAGCCGTATTGTGGGCGATACTGCGATCCTCAGCTACGACCTTGATGAAACTGAGACTATTTTCGGCCAGAAATTGTCTGCCCGCTATCATGAGATTGACACGTGGATGTATCGGAGCGGCAAATGGCATATCATTGCCACACAGGTGCATCGATACTATGAAGACCCGGCACCGGGCAAGGCGGATACAAGCAAGTTCGAAGATTACGTCGGAACGTATCGGCTGGGACCGGAACGAACGATAACCATCGCCACGGAAGACGGCCATCTATACGAACAGCGCAAAGGCCGAGAGCGGGAAGAACTGATTCCGGAAGCCAGCGATATTTTCTTTCGCAAAGGCGTGGAAGGCCGGACGCTTTTTGGTCATGGCGATGACGGCAAGGTGAACTCGCTCATTGATCGCAGAAACAATGAAGACGTGGTGTGGACGAAAGCGAAGTAAGGCCGGAGCGCGAGCTGCTTTTGCATTTCACAATTCAGCCTGAACTGTGTCACGCGGCACACACTGTGTTTTCGGCATCACGCGCCGCGCTATCTGCGAGTACCGCTAACCCGCATGGAATCAAGCGATTCACGAATGGCGGCCTCCGTGCCATAGAGAAGAGTGCTGCCTGAGGGCGGCGGAGGTGAAACAACCATGGCAGACCTGAAATCTTTCAACGCAATTCCAGTCAATAGCAGTTCAACCAGGCGGGCACGGATGATTGGCGGCGCAGCAACCGCAGCGGCAACGGCGGTGCTGGCGCTGATGGTAGTGCTCGACTTCAACGGCTGTTCCAAAGCCAGCAACAAGAGCGAAGCGAGTCCTGCAAGCCAGAACGTGTCCGGCCCGAACACGGCAAGCCCAGTGGCGGCGACAAGCCAGCCGGTGGACCAACTGGAGAAGAAAGTGGAAGCGGTGATCGCGAAGAAAAAGACGATCAAGCGCGCCTCAACCGCAACCTACAAGAACAGCATGTACGGGATTTCATTCCGCTATCCCAAGACCTACACCATGCTGACGCCGGACGCGGACAACAAGGACTCAGCGTGGCCTGATCCGGTGGCAATGAACTTTGCCGAGCCGGGCGGCGAGACACTGACCACGCTGGTGCTGCCGGGAACGCGCGCTTCATCCTACTTTAAGACGAGCGTGAACAAGGGCCTGACGGCGGAGCAGTGCAGCAAGTTTGCCACTGTGCCGGAGCCGGCGGAAGCCTCAGTCAATCCTTCGACGGACACCACGGACGCTTCCATCAATCCACCGGTTAACGCGGACGATGACTCGATTGTGCCGGTGAAGACCAACGTTCTGGGCGTGGAGTTTGCCAAGACGGAAAGCTTTACCGACCAGACCGAGGCGCGCTACTACCATCACTTTGAAAACGGCGCGTGCTATGAGTTCGCGCTGGGTGTGGAAGACGCTCCGGGAACCACGAAGCCGGTGGACCACCTGCAGGTCTTTGACAAACTGGAACGGATCATGACGACTGTGAAAATCAAGTCTGAGCCAGTTCCAGTGGTAGCGACCAGCGAGCCGGCGACGCCGACAGCGCCAGCCAGCAATCCTGAGCAGTAAGAGGGAGTGAAATGGTAAAAAATAGCGGTGACACGCAGGCCAGGTTCTTGGCAAAGAGCCTGGCCATTTTTACTGGCCGCGAATTGCGCGAATGGACACGAATCAAAAAATCTTTTCGCCGCAGAGTTGCGCTGATGCACGCGGATGGTTTGGGTGCGCCTATTTTTGGAGAAGAGAATTTACCGCAAAGGAGGCGAAGAGGCGCAAAGGGAAGCGCCTTAGAACCTCTCAACAATAAAGAGAGGTCGAATTAGACAAGCAGCGGAATCCTTCATAGAGCAAAATTTTAAGCGATCCTGCGCCGTACAATCGTCCGTCGTTTGGTTTTAGGGCGAGACTTTTCCGAGACAACTGTATCGACTACCGCACCGGGCACAAGGCGTTTGATGCGACGCTTGGTTGAAGTGGAGGATCCACCAAGGGTGTCAGGGCTATCGCCGAACAAGGCGGTCATATAGGTGGCACGGCATTCATCGGAACAGAAATGAACAGCCAATGATTCAACAGCGCGAGGGCGGTCCCAGGAACTAGCAATCGAGATTTCACGGCGGGCGGAAGTCACACCGATATTTTCGGCGGCAAAGCCAAGAATCCAGGTCTCTCCGTCCCCTTTTAAACGCCCGCAACTCTCACACTGAAAACGAATCATGGTGCACCCCTTAAGCTTTTTAGATGGCTGGAGAGCACCGTGGTTTGCACTAGAAACAGCAGCAGCTTTGGAAAAACATCATTTCAGCTTTGCCTGATTGCGCTGTCCGGTGCGCATCATGGAGCCGGCGAACATATTGGCGAGCCCGGGAAAGCTGCCAGCAGCCTTGGCCAGCAGACCTCGCCCGCGAGGCAGAGCCATTTCTGCGGGACGTTTCACCAGAGCTTGATCGACGATGGCATGCACGACCTGATCGGTCGTAAGCAAGGGCCCGACGAAGATCAACGCCGCTTGCGTCTTGTGCCGGTACGGCTCAACCAACGGCGTGTCCGCGCCGGAGGGGCAGATAACGGTCATTGAAATTTTATATTGCTTGAGTTCGTGAGCAATCGTGAGCGAGTAGCCGCGCAGAGCAAACTTTGAAGCGCTATAGATGGACATGCCGGGTACCGGCGTAATGCCAGCCATGGAAGCCAGGTTGATGATGTGGCCACGGCCGTTTTGATCGGCTTGGTTGCGCATCGCGCGAAAAGCGGCCTGGGTGCCGTGGATTGCGCCTTTGGTGTTGACGTCGAAGGTGAGATCGATATCAGCCGGCTTGATATCGGCAATGAAATCCGGCCGCAGGACTCCGGCAACGTTCATCACCGTGTCGATTCTGGGCCAGAGCTGGACGGCAACCTGCATGGTTTGTTCCCACTGCGCGGGATCGCGGACGTCGAGTTGGCGAGTGCTGAGTTGAGCGGGCGCTGTGGCGAAGGCGCGGAGCTGTTCCATGGGGGCAGGGTTGATGTCGCAGGCGAGGACGGAGTCGCCACGGGAAAGCAGCGTGCGCGCAAGAGCAAAGCCGAAGCCGCTGGCGGCGCCAGTGATGAGGTGATGTTTCATGCGGAGAATGATAGTCGCGGGTAGGGCACTCAGCAATCAGCACTCAGCATGCAGCCATTGATTCACCGCAAAGGGCGCGAAGAACGCAAAGGAAAAGCACTAGCCAAAATCCTGGTTGCCTTGCCAAGACGGCGTGCTGCAGGCCAATTAGTGGACACCCGAGCAGCCATCACACAGCAGCGCGAAGAGAATGGCGAGCACGGCTGAGAGCAGTACTGTCCATCCGATGCTGCGGGTCCAGGTGCGGAGCATGGGGACAAGGCTTCTCTGGATTTGGTTCAGATTGGTTGCTGAGTCGGTGTGCGTCATGGCGTTTTCGCCCTCCTACCCGTGAGTAAAGCAGGCAGGGCGCCAATGGCTAAGTGGCTGATTTAGCGAATAGTTAATGGATCGACGCTGGTGGCGTAATGTGGGTGGGCGAAGACACTGTGGCTGGAGGCACACGCCGAACAAAATCTTTACCGCGGATTTGCGCGGATGCTCGCGGATTACGGATTTTCACTGACAGGGTAAGAAAACACTTTTACCGCAGAGGGCGCGAAGGACACAGAGGAAGAATGCAAAAAACTTACCGCGGATTGCGCGGAAGGTCGCAGATTACGGAGACGTAGCGGTGCTACGTCTCTACGTCCGGGTTCGTGGCGTTTCCTGCGCGTCTGTCGGCGTATTGGGCGGCATCCAGGATGGTCCGCTCGATGTAAAGGGCGCGCGTTTCAGGATAGCGGCCGCGGAAGATGAAGATCAGGTATTGGCGGCGGAGCGATTGCGGCATGAGTTCCCATCCCTGGCGGGCCTGGGCGTTGCGGCGGAATGCAGCTTTCATCAGCGGCGGCGGGTCGAGCTCGGCTTCCATGGCTTCCATCAGATATTCAGCGGCGAGCTGCGCGCGGCGCAGGCGCGTCTCTTCTTTTTTAACTTCGCGGACCTCACGGTCGATCTGGTGGCGCGAGGATTCGGGGAGGGAATCGAAGAATTTCTGAAGGCGTTTGGACTGGCGGAGTTCGCGGGCGAGAACGGGGTGGATGGGCATCGGGAACTAACGTTAACACTGATGGCACTGATTATAGGAATTTTTACGACAGTTACTTTCGCTGAGAGTTCTTTATAAAGCTCTGGCTCTAATCGAGCGCGATAGGTGTTATTTATTCCTGAAATGGAAACTGTCTCAACCATCTCTAGCTGAGTAGCTTCTGGTTAGCTCAATAAGAACTATAGTTGTGTCCTGGTCAGATATCCTTTGACAACCTGCTATTACCGATGGGCATCTTTTGCAGCATCCCCTGGAGAAAGCGTGAAAGATACCCTCCATGAAACGTTATTTATTCCTTGCAGCAACAATTATCCTGTCGGTTGGCACTTCGTCAGCATCCGTCTGGAACTATCCTCAGGACGGCGCCACAGTCGGGAATCCTACACTTTTTGATTGTACAGCCCCAGTCACGCCTAACTATATGAAGCTATGGATCAATGGAAGCAGCACGTCGATTTGGACTGTGCACAATACTAATCATCTGGTCTTTGTTCATTTCCTGCCAAACGGCACCTACACAATGGATTGCCAGTATAACGACGGCACCACGCATGACAACTTTATTACCATCACGGTCACCAACAATCTTTATGACACGGGCCAAGTCGACGATGACCCCTTTAATAACACTAATCCCAACTGGGAGGAAACACCGGGGTGCAGTTCGCCTTGCACGCAGGCCAACGGCAACAGTGTTCTGGATACGAACAAGTCAACGGACGGACAGTCACGCGAGTTTCTTGCCACACTGGCTTCAGGAGGTGGTAGTTTCCAGGACGATTTCTTCTATGAAAAACGCTGCGGAGGAACGGCGGTAATTGGAAAGGCCGCCGGCCATTACATGGTCAACGTCAACGTGGAGCAAGGCAACCAGCCGCGAGCTTTTGAGTTCGGTTTTACGCAGTGGTTTGGCGGACACAACTATCGCATGGCCTTCCAGGCGGATTTCGCTGACGGTTTCTGGCGAGTTTACGATCCCACAGGCAATGCCTGGCACGCTACCAATATTACGACTGCCCAAGCCCCCCTCCCCACGACCGAGTTCAAGAGACTCTACCTTGTGGGCCACCCATTTACTGACAGTAGCGGCAATGCCCGCACTGCGGTTGACATGATCCAGGTAGGCGAGTGTACGACGACTCCATGCGCAGATACTGACCCGGACCCGATTCATGCGGTTGCGATTACCTCGGTCTCAGGCGAACCGAGCAACAGCGTCGGCACCGTTGCAGGGGACTGCTTTGGCACGGAGGGCAATTCACAGTCGCTGCAACTCGATCTTGATTCCACCCGTACAGCAGGCGAGATCTGGACCGACAAGTACCTGATACACCTACTGCCGTAGTTTGGCTGACAGTGCAGAGGATTGGACGACAGCGTTTGGTTTGCCACAAGACAAGTGGTGAACAAAACGCTGTCGCTGAGCTGTTGGCGCGTGGACTTGGAAAAGAATGGAAAAGGCCTACCACTGATAGCACGGATTTTCACTGATACAGTTACTCGTCCAAGCAGTCGCTGGTTTTGTCCGCAGCCGAGGGCGGCTGCGATCCACGAATTTCTTGAGCCCCCCTGAATCGGCATTTAAGAACCTGGCATCTTCGGGATCCTTCGACTCGTTTTCAGTCCCCTTTGAAAAGCCCAGGGGCCTTCATGCTCGCTCAGGAAGACAGGGGTGAAGTTTTTGGCATTCGATAAGTTCATCGTTGAGGTACGGGCGCACAGGCAGGAGTGCCTGTGCCACAAGATCCTTCAGCGCAGCCGAGGGCGGTTGCGGTCCAGATCCCTTCCACAAGCAGGTATTCAACATCGATTGTTGTCATCAACAGCATCCAGTACAATTCGCGCGTGCGTGAGCTAAACATTCTGGAAAAGATTCGTCAGGCGGCCAAGGACGGCGATCCATTTGCACAATTTGAGCTCGGGCTCGCTTTCGATTGGGGCAACGGGGTC
This Terriglobia bacterium DNA region includes the following protein-coding sequences:
- a CDS encoding DUF4440 domain-containing protein — encoded protein: MKRKYSALMAVLLGTALVLGGWTKQATITQGELVRNTQELFDAVAVGDQSPFKKYYADDVLFSDEKGRNMDKAALVKDVTPLPPGYSGTIKIVRPQSRIVGDTAILSYDLDETETIFGQKLSARYHEIDTWMYRSGKWHIIATQVHRYYEDPAPGKADTSKFEDYVGTYRLGPERTITIATEDGHLYEQRKGREREELIPEASDIFFRKGVEGRTLFGHGDDGKVNSLIDRRNNEDVVWTKAK
- a CDS encoding YdeI/OmpD-associated family protein — protein: MPIHPVLARELRQSKRLQKFFDSLPESSRHQIDREVREVKKEETRLRRAQLAAEYLMEAMEAELDPPPLMKAAFRRNAQARQGWELMPQSLRRQYLIFIFRGRYPETRALYIERTILDAAQYADRRAGNATNPDVET
- a CDS encoding SDR family oxidoreductase; this translates as MKHHLITGAASGFGFALARTLLSRGDSVLACDINPAPMEQLRAFATAPAQLSTRQLDVRDPAQWEQTMQVAVQLWPRIDTVMNVAGVLRPDFIADIKPADIDLTFDVNTKGAIHGTQAAFRAMRNQADQNGRGHIINLASMAGITPVPGMSIYSASKFALRGYSLTIAHELKQYKISMTVICPSGADTPLVEPYRHKTQAALIFVGPLLTTDQVVHAIVDQALVKRPAEMALPRGRGLLAKAAGSFPGLANMFAGSMMRTGQRNQAKLK